One window from the genome of Fulvivirga lutea encodes:
- a CDS encoding TetR/AcrR family transcriptional regulator, whose translation MTEKQEKILNAALELFAEEGYGSTSTSKIAKKAGVSEGLIFRHFTNKEGLLEAISKEGESRLKVLFANIVMESDPQEVINKTFRIASEIAMDSEQSHFWKLQYKLKWETELYDEKKMEPIRNALTTAFEKLGYQNPEQEADILLLLLDGLATRYFLSDNFDMENMIEFLLIKYQE comes from the coding sequence ATGACTGAGAAACAAGAAAAAATATTAAATGCAGCATTAGAGCTGTTTGCTGAAGAAGGGTATGGATCAACCTCTACCAGTAAAATAGCTAAAAAGGCAGGTGTTTCGGAAGGGTTGATTTTCAGGCATTTTACTAATAAGGAGGGTCTTTTAGAAGCAATTTCTAAAGAAGGCGAATCAAGACTTAAGGTGCTTTTTGCCAATATAGTAATGGAATCAGACCCACAGGAAGTAATCAACAAAACGTTTAGAATTGCTTCAGAAATTGCTATGGATAGTGAGCAATCACATTTCTGGAAATTACAATACAAATTAAAGTGGGAAACAGAATTGTATGATGAAAAAAAAATGGAGCCCATCAGAAATGCTTTAACTACTGCGTTTGAAAAACTAGGCTATCAGAACCCAGAACAGGAAGCTGATATTTTACTATTGTTATTAGATGGCTTAGCTACTCGCTATTTCTTATCAGACAATTTTGATATGGAAAATATGATCGAATTTTTATTAATAAAATATCAGGAATAA
- a CDS encoding OmpA family protein, which yields MRLLSLFLIVFTSLAQSLYSQTKDIPQGYAIVVGAYAKSQVELAVKFTKQVSNEGYDARFGLNERGSLIYVYVDHTESFKEAIAKMKEMRTKEGFGDSWVHVKTSEARLQLSPEEQKRAEETTQALKKEVVNPLGDLYAERFKNVEKDEPEEEEVPKKKKEEVTEKPKAEEESISEVEKEEIAVEKDDRLEVKFELTNSTDGSEVKGELQIIDTERSKLMDVVESGHHVHVDDPKNGSGQITVIVDVFGFRKVQKEFNYYDPINGTTNAEIDSTENGLVLNFDLVRYRKGDIITMYNVFYYKDAAVMRPESKYEVNSLLDMLQENKNMRIKIHGHVNGKHAGPIISVIDDQFFNLSNDNPKGFGSAKKLSKERAETIRDYLVSKGISEDRMEIKAWGGNRMLHDKHSTKAKQNVRVEIEILDE from the coding sequence ATGAGACTCCTTTCACTTTTTCTTATAGTTTTTACATCACTAGCCCAGAGTTTATACTCACAAACCAAAGATATTCCCCAAGGCTATGCCATCGTTGTTGGGGCCTACGCCAAAAGCCAGGTTGAATTAGCTGTTAAATTTACGAAACAGGTAAGTAATGAAGGTTATGATGCTCGTTTTGGTCTAAATGAGCGAGGTTCGTTGATTTATGTTTATGTAGATCATACTGAGAGTTTTAAGGAAGCCATAGCTAAAATGAAGGAGATGAGAACAAAGGAAGGCTTTGGAGATTCCTGGGTGCATGTTAAGACTTCAGAAGCCCGATTGCAACTATCTCCTGAAGAACAAAAAAGAGCTGAAGAAACAACTCAAGCACTAAAGAAGGAAGTGGTTAATCCACTGGGTGATCTATATGCCGAGCGATTCAAGAATGTAGAAAAGGATGAGCCAGAAGAGGAAGAAGTACCTAAGAAAAAGAAAGAAGAAGTAACTGAAAAACCTAAAGCTGAAGAGGAGAGTATATCAGAAGTAGAGAAAGAGGAAATTGCTGTTGAAAAAGATGATCGACTGGAAGTTAAGTTCGAGCTGACAAATTCAACTGACGGAAGTGAAGTAAAAGGAGAGCTTCAAATAATAGATACAGAACGTTCGAAGCTAATGGACGTTGTAGAGTCAGGTCATCATGTTCATGTAGACGATCCTAAGAATGGCTCTGGTCAGATTACCGTCATAGTTGATGTATTTGGGTTTAGGAAAGTACAGAAAGAGTTCAACTATTACGATCCAATAAATGGCACAACCAATGCAGAAATAGATTCAACGGAAAATGGATTAGTGCTCAATTTTGATTTGGTGCGCTACCGTAAAGGCGACATCATAACTATGTATAATGTTTTTTACTATAAAGATGCAGCAGTTATGCGACCAGAATCTAAGTATGAAGTTAATAGCTTGCTCGATATGCTGCAAGAGAACAAAAACATGCGTATTAAAATACATGGCCATGTAAATGGTAAACATGCCGGACCTATAATTTCTGTGATCGATGATCAGTTTTTTAACTTGAGCAATGACAACCCTAAAGGTTTTGGAAGTGCGAAGAAGCTGTCGAAAGAGCGAGCAGAAACCATTCGAGATTACTTAGTAAGTAAAGGAATTTCAGAAGATCGGATGGAGATAAAAGCCTGGGGCGGTAATAGAATGCTCCACGATAAACACAGCACCAAGGCCAAACAGAATGTGCGTGTGGAGATTGAAATCCTTGATGAGTAA
- a CDS encoding OmpA family protein translates to MNTFRKSLIVILFFTVTTALAQIPDNVKSYAVIGVFNLESNAQRFADFYATKGLKTSVRENNFNNLHYVYVHESSDVEEARSRVLSIREQFSALGKTWLYNGNFNCLHIPSDQLKQQNVASNSGGNDLEKLVHDVEEAELEREARQANMQNEMTEEMVAQNEEPVRVKPDDKFWVYFNTYDVTDLHEVKGSVKTTDIERQKDLGKLPTQELVEMDDPNNGTRKVNFETDIFGYRIVNRQVDLDEPETSKDKEHVTTIGDSIIVDMPLRRYNKGDYMTMWNVYFYIDAAIMREESITELNQLLNMMQENDNMRIAIHGHTNGNSHGVVKHLDLDDKKFFSLNGSHLETKASAKKLSEYRAYTIQHWLMDQGIEEDRMEIKGWGGKKMLYDKHSSSAEKNVRVEIEILEE, encoded by the coding sequence ATGAATACTTTCCGAAAATCATTAATTGTTATTTTATTTTTCACTGTTACTACAGCTCTTGCACAGATTCCTGACAATGTAAAAAGTTATGCAGTAATAGGTGTCTTTAATTTGGAATCGAATGCCCAAAGGTTTGCCGATTTTTATGCAACTAAAGGCTTAAAGACAAGTGTACGTGAAAATAATTTCAATAACCTTCACTATGTATACGTGCATGAGTCCAGCGATGTAGAAGAAGCCAGAAGTAGGGTATTATCTATACGCGAGCAATTTTCTGCGTTAGGAAAAACATGGTTGTATAATGGTAATTTCAATTGCCTTCACATACCGTCCGATCAATTAAAGCAGCAAAATGTCGCTTCAAATTCTGGAGGAAATGATTTGGAGAAACTTGTGCATGATGTTGAAGAGGCTGAATTAGAGCGGGAAGCACGTCAGGCCAATATGCAAAATGAAATGACTGAGGAGATGGTGGCTCAGAATGAGGAACCAGTAAGAGTAAAGCCTGACGATAAGTTTTGGGTCTATTTTAATACCTATGATGTAACTGACTTACACGAAGTAAAAGGAAGTGTTAAAACCACTGATATTGAAAGACAGAAGGATTTAGGAAAACTGCCAACACAGGAATTGGTGGAAATGGATGACCCTAATAATGGTACACGAAAAGTCAATTTTGAAACGGACATTTTCGGATACAGAATAGTGAACAGGCAGGTGGACCTGGATGAGCCTGAAACTTCAAAAGACAAAGAGCACGTAACAACCATTGGTGACAGTATTATCGTTGATATGCCCTTAAGGCGTTATAATAAAGGTGATTATATGACTATGTGGAATGTATATTTCTATATAGATGCGGCTATCATGAGAGAAGAATCAATTACTGAATTGAACCAATTACTCAATATGATGCAGGAAAATGACAATATGAGAATAGCGATTCATGGTCATACTAATGGTAATTCGCATGGTGTGGTTAAGCATTTGGATTTAGACGATAAGAAGTTCTTTAGTTTAAATGGTTCACACTTAGAAACTAAAGCCAGTGCGAAGAAACTGTCAGAGTATAGAGCTTACACTATCCAGCATTGGTTAATGGATCAAGGCATTGAAGAAGATCGTATGGAGATAAAAGGATGGGGTGGTAAAAAGATGCTTTATGATAAGCATAGTTCATCGGCTGAGAAGAATGTGCGAGTTGAGATTGAAATTTTGGAAGAATAA
- a CDS encoding DUF3820 family protein translates to MEDAFDPVKARQELEELMRYRMPFGKFKNTRLVELPVEYLIWFKRKGFPAGKLGRYLQIVLSQKGG, encoded by the coding sequence TTGGAAGATGCATTTGATCCTGTAAAAGCGCGACAAGAGCTTGAAGAATTGATGAGGTATCGAATGCCCTTCGGTAAATTCAAAAATACCCGTTTAGTAGAGCTACCGGTAGAATATTTAATATGGTTTAAGCGTAAAGGCTTTCCTGCGGGAAAATTAGGCAGATACCTTCAAATAGTCTTAAGTCAAAAAGGGGGTTAA
- a CDS encoding TonB-dependent receptor, with the protein MSFKYCIAYFLIVFNSIVQAQTSISGKVLHEGEPIVGATVQIVGTKTGAVADVNGYFKIENVESNEVSLEIRAIGYKPTTKTVKISSGENQQLNINLEISNLGLDEVVITGTMQPKYITDSPVKVEVVTSNYMNTFTPAAASSIVEGIKLVNGIQQVTACGVCFTNSISINGLPGPYTAILMDGTPIYGSLASVYGLNGIPSMIIDRFEVIKGPSSTLYGSEAVAGVINVITKDPDKQPSFSVDVMGTSHLESFGNIAGTIKGEKASGFLGLNYAYINDFDDDNKDGFGDNINLDRYSLFTKWDIKRPSKKRFTIAGKVYYEDRRNGVEEFLVNRNYKELRGSDEVYGESIYTERAELFGTYQLNSLENIRLDYSFSTHNQDSYYGADHYKAEQHIGFANLVWDKPLDSHNLIVGLTNRYQSYDDNTVATRDSTSNGIVNKPDNQYIPGVFVQDEWQISKKFMMLTGVRLDHYNLHGPILSPRLNLKYKLGPWTSVRTNLGTGFRVVNLFTEDHAFVSGQREVEIQGDLKPEQSYNASININHVYTIGESQGMIDIDAYYTYFTNKIIPDYDTPNKIIYANTEGHAITKGLGFNVNHDFQGPLAISVGFNWQDVTQTEPNEFEELVTSDIEFAQQYSGVITANYEFKRAGITLGYTARLSGPMALPEVFDLDESGNPLPNARPTESDPFYIHNFQVTKSFNKGWSVYGGLQNIFDYRQPISPLVGFNDPNANIGFSESFDTSYAFAPIHGRELYLGVRWNLN; encoded by the coding sequence ATGAGTTTCAAATACTGCATAGCATATTTTTTAATTGTATTTAATAGTATTGTTCAGGCGCAAACAAGCATCTCCGGTAAGGTCTTGCATGAGGGTGAGCCTATCGTTGGTGCAACAGTCCAAATAGTAGGCACAAAGACCGGAGCGGTGGCTGACGTTAACGGTTATTTTAAAATAGAGAATGTAGAATCAAATGAAGTGTCGCTCGAAATACGGGCGATTGGTTATAAGCCCACAACAAAAACAGTTAAAATCTCATCAGGTGAGAACCAACAATTGAATATAAATTTAGAAATAAGCAACCTGGGACTTGATGAAGTGGTGATAACAGGCACCATGCAACCAAAGTATATAACAGACTCTCCCGTAAAAGTTGAAGTAGTTACTTCTAACTACATGAACACGTTTACTCCCGCAGCAGCTTCTTCTATCGTTGAAGGTATTAAACTGGTTAATGGCATTCAGCAAGTTACAGCCTGTGGCGTTTGCTTTACAAATAGTATTAGTATAAATGGCTTGCCAGGCCCATATACAGCCATTTTAATGGACGGTACGCCTATTTACGGAAGTCTTGCATCGGTGTATGGTTTAAATGGCATACCATCAATGATAATCGATCGATTTGAGGTAATTAAAGGCCCAAGCTCTACTCTTTATGGTTCTGAAGCAGTTGCCGGTGTTATCAATGTGATTACTAAAGATCCGGATAAGCAACCTTCTTTTTCTGTAGATGTTATGGGTACTTCGCACTTAGAGTCTTTTGGCAATATTGCAGGAACAATAAAGGGAGAAAAAGCCAGTGGTTTTCTGGGTCTCAACTATGCATATATTAATGATTTTGATGACGATAATAAAGATGGCTTTGGAGATAATATTAATCTTGACAGATACTCATTATTTACTAAATGGGATATAAAAAGGCCTAGCAAAAAACGATTTACAATAGCCGGTAAAGTGTATTATGAAGACAGGCGCAATGGCGTTGAAGAATTTTTAGTGAATAGAAATTATAAAGAATTACGCGGGAGTGATGAAGTGTATGGCGAAAGTATTTATACGGAGAGAGCAGAGCTTTTTGGTACATACCAGTTAAACTCCTTGGAGAACATACGATTGGATTATTCTTTTTCAACCCATAATCAGGATAGCTATTACGGAGCCGACCATTATAAAGCAGAACAACATATCGGTTTTGCCAATTTAGTGTGGGATAAGCCATTGGATAGCCACAATTTGATAGTTGGACTAACCAACAGGTATCAAAGCTATGATGATAATACTGTGGCTACGAGAGATTCTACCTCAAATGGAATCGTTAATAAACCAGACAATCAATATATACCCGGTGTATTTGTACAGGATGAATGGCAGATATCTAAAAAATTTATGATGTTAACGGGTGTGAGATTAGACCATTATAATTTGCACGGACCTATACTTTCCCCAAGGCTTAACCTTAAATATAAGCTCGGACCATGGACATCTGTAAGAACTAATTTAGGAACAGGTTTTCGTGTTGTGAATCTATTTACTGAAGATCATGCATTTGTATCCGGTCAACGAGAGGTAGAAATACAAGGAGATTTAAAACCTGAACAATCTTATAATGCATCCATCAATATAAATCATGTGTATACCATTGGTGAAAGCCAGGGTATGATAGATATAGATGCCTATTATACTTACTTTACTAATAAGATTATACCTGACTATGATACTCCAAATAAAATCATTTATGCGAATACAGAAGGGCATGCCATTACCAAAGGGTTAGGGTTTAACGTAAATCACGATTTTCAAGGACCACTGGCAATTAGCGTAGGTTTCAACTGGCAAGACGTTACTCAAACAGAACCGAATGAGTTTGAAGAACTTGTTACTTCAGATATTGAATTTGCCCAACAGTATTCGGGTGTGATAACGGCTAATTACGAATTTAAAAGGGCGGGAATAACACTTGGCTATACAGCACGGCTTTCCGGACCAATGGCCCTGCCGGAGGTATTTGATTTGGATGAGTCTGGCAACCCTTTACCTAATGCAAGACCTACCGAATCGGACCCATTTTACATTCATAACTTTCAGGTGACAAAATCATTTAACAAGGGTTGGAGTGTGTATGGAGGTCTTCAAAATATATTTGATTATAGACAACCTATATCACCTTTAGTAGGTTTTAACGATCCTAATGCAAATATTGGATTCAGCGAATCATTTGATACATCCTATGCCTTTGCGCCAATTCATGGAAGAGAGCTATATTTAGGAGTTCGTTGGAACCTTAACTAA
- a CDS encoding Pycsar system effector family protein, whose translation MDQPTAILKKTENYLHKKFKENDSSSLNYHNWSHTQSIVSIAKELCNEAGLTINECEQVLLAAWFVNSGYLYDYENFISHSIKEARDFLSQNDFNKERANQIVDLIEGSGEAGAKRSKLHEILHDAIISDIGKKRFFRRSELLRIERKQVLDEEYTEQDWEQRRYDYLVETNFLTKEAKSLYGSRRSKNIKRQRKNIITAQKITTRTNTGKDLGRGIDTLYRSSYRTHINLSAIADGKANMMISINTILISVIVTLSGASLSIRESYIIENLRFTVPIFTLLISSLLSVVFAVLSARPKLTQKDIDWDKLNNNDMSLLYFGNFLGVTKKQFKSYLQRLKENQEDLYDSMSMDLYNLGKVLKEKYRLLKISYNVFMIGLSLTVVAFILIFIYTNS comes from the coding sequence ATGGATCAGCCTACAGCTATACTCAAAAAAACCGAAAACTATCTCCACAAGAAATTTAAAGAGAATGACAGTAGTTCTCTGAATTACCACAATTGGTCTCACACTCAAAGTATTGTTTCAATTGCAAAAGAGTTATGTAATGAAGCAGGATTAACGATAAATGAATGTGAGCAGGTGTTGCTCGCAGCGTGGTTTGTAAATAGTGGTTATTTATACGACTATGAAAATTTCATTTCTCACAGCATTAAGGAGGCAAGAGATTTTCTATCTCAGAATGATTTTAATAAGGAAAGAGCAAATCAGATTGTTGATCTTATTGAGGGTTCTGGCGAAGCAGGTGCTAAAAGATCTAAACTGCACGAAATATTGCATGATGCTATTATCTCAGATATTGGTAAGAAAAGATTTTTTAGAAGAAGTGAGCTATTGAGAATAGAGCGAAAACAAGTACTAGATGAAGAGTATACCGAACAAGATTGGGAACAAAGAAGGTATGATTATCTAGTAGAAACGAACTTCTTAACAAAAGAGGCCAAATCACTCTATGGTAGTAGAAGATCTAAGAATATTAAGAGGCAGAGAAAAAATATTATAACTGCTCAAAAAATAACAACCAGAACAAATACTGGAAAGGATTTGGGAAGAGGCATTGATACACTCTACCGGTCTAGCTACAGAACACATATTAATTTAAGTGCTATTGCCGATGGCAAGGCGAACATGATGATTAGTATCAATACTATTCTAATATCGGTAATTGTTACCCTTTCTGGTGCCAGCTTGAGTATTAGAGAATCTTATATTATTGAAAACCTCAGATTCACTGTACCTATATTTACGCTTCTTATCAGTTCTCTCTTATCTGTGGTGTTTGCAGTTTTATCTGCCAGACCAAAGCTTACCCAAAAAGATATTGATTGGGATAAATTAAATAACAACGACATGAGCTTGCTTTACTTTGGTAACTTTTTGGGAGTAACTAAAAAACAATTCAAATCATACCTTCAACGTCTGAAAGAAAATCAGGAAGATTTATATGATAGCATGTCAATGGATTTATATAACCTTGGCAAGGTTCTTAAGGAGAAGTACCGACTTCTTAAAATATCCTATAATGTCTTTATGATTGGCCTATCGCTAACTGTGGTTGCCTTTATATTGATCTTTATTTATACCAATTCATAA
- the crcB gene encoding fluoride efflux transporter CrcB yields MIKNILLVGLGGFIGSTLRYVTYLFIDKRFELTFPLSTFTVNIIGSFLLGIIMSLAAKDLLNEPMRLLLAVGICGSFTTFSTFALENLNLLSGKEVFTSFLYIAASVVLGIGAAFAGQLIVK; encoded by the coding sequence ATGATAAAGAATATTCTGTTGGTTGGATTAGGCGGTTTTATTGGAAGCACCTTGCGCTACGTTACTTATTTATTCATTGATAAGCGCTTTGAACTGACATTCCCTCTCTCCACTTTTACAGTAAATATTATTGGCAGTTTTTTACTAGGAATAATTATGAGTTTAGCTGCCAAAGATCTTCTTAACGAACCTATGAGATTATTACTGGCTGTAGGTATCTGCGGAAGCTTTACTACTTTCTCTACCTTCGCCTTGGAAAACCTTAACCTTTTGTCTGGTAAAGAAGTGTTTACCTCATTTCTTTACATTGCTGCGAGTGTTGTTCTTGGAATTGGAGCTGCGTTTGCCGGACAGCTGATTGTGAAGTAA
- a CDS encoding M42 family metallopeptidase, which translates to MAINVKLLKKICEAPGVPGYESKIRKIIIDEVTPLVDSVKVDNMGNVIALKKGKSSEKSAMVGAHMDEIGFIVTHVDDKGFVRFTTLGGFDPKTLTAQRVVIHGKKDVIGVMGTKPIHVMSPEERNRMPKIKDYYIDLGMKKEEVEKIVGVGDPITRERELIEMGDCVNCKSIDNRVSVFILIETLRKLKNVPYDVYGVFTVQEEVGIRGANVAAHSINPTFGFGLDTTIAFDLPGAAAHEKVTSLGEGAAIKIMDASTICDYRMIDYMKKTADKKKIKWQPELLTAGGTDTAGIQRMGKDGAISGAVSIPTRHLHQVIEMAHKEDIDGGIKLLKVCLEELDKYDWEHR; encoded by the coding sequence ATGGCTATTAACGTAAAACTACTTAAGAAAATATGTGAAGCGCCCGGTGTGCCCGGATATGAGAGCAAAATCAGAAAGATTATCATCGATGAAGTTACTCCATTAGTTGACTCAGTAAAGGTGGACAATATGGGTAATGTGATTGCTTTGAAAAAAGGAAAATCTTCTGAAAAATCTGCCATGGTAGGTGCGCACATGGATGAAATAGGTTTTATAGTTACACATGTAGATGATAAGGGCTTTGTGCGATTCACAACATTGGGTGGTTTCGATCCCAAAACCCTCACGGCACAACGCGTGGTAATTCACGGTAAGAAAGATGTAATAGGTGTTATGGGTACCAAACCTATTCATGTGATGAGTCCAGAAGAGCGTAATAGAATGCCGAAGATTAAAGATTATTACATTGATCTGGGGATGAAAAAGGAGGAGGTCGAGAAGATTGTTGGAGTTGGCGATCCGATTACCAGAGAGCGTGAGCTGATAGAAATGGGCGACTGTGTGAACTGTAAATCGATTGATAACCGCGTTTCTGTATTTATATTAATCGAGACGTTAAGAAAGCTTAAAAATGTACCTTATGATGTATATGGAGTATTTACAGTGCAGGAGGAGGTGGGCATTCGAGGAGCTAATGTGGCAGCCCACAGTATAAATCCAACTTTTGGTTTTGGTTTAGATACTACAATCGCCTTTGATTTACCAGGAGCGGCAGCGCATGAAAAAGTAACATCTTTAGGTGAGGGGGCAGCTATCAAAATTATGGATGCAAGTACCATTTGCGATTACCGAATGATTGACTACATGAAAAAGACTGCTGATAAGAAGAAGATAAAATGGCAACCAGAGTTACTTACTGCTGGTGGAACAGATACAGCAGGCATTCAAAGAATGGGTAAAGATGGAGCTATTTCCGGAGCAGTATCCATCCCAACAAGACATTTGCATCAGGTAATTGAAATGGCACATAAAGAAGATATTGATGGTGGTATTAAGTTGCTAAAAGTATGCCTGGAGGAATTAGATAAATACGATTGGGAGCATAGGTAA
- a CDS encoding penicillin-binding protein 1A encodes MAKKGKEKKRSLLSYLLRFIGVIVFSGLSLAIIFVLLIKAGYFGALPSESSLQNIKNNIATEVYSSDGVLLGRFFVQERNPTSYENISPHVINALVATEDARFYEHKGVDPRSLLRVVIKTVILQDRSGGGGSTISQQLAKNMFPREINTKFDIAVTKIKEALIAFQLESSYSKEEILELYLNTVPFGENIYGIELAAQRFFNKKAKELEIQEAAVLVGMLKANHTYNPRLFPDKSQQRRNVVMSQMVKYDYLSEEKYDSLKTLPVEIDYNRISPQSGLATYFRAFIRPELEKWAEENEKPDGTNYNIYADGLKIYTTIDSRIQEAAEASMSRNMAYLQEQFDNHWSTSKPWSSEKSILDDAIKRSSTYKNLKKKGLNHSEILKTLKAKHPTDVFTHDGMQEKNLSSIDSLAHYLMILQSGLVAMDPTNGHIKAWVGGIDFSQFQYDHVLKAKRQVGSTFKPFVYAAALEKGIDPCDHISASRTVYKNLEDWTPGNADDSENVMKYSFTGALAKSVNTVTIKLVEKVGVDEVVETAQRMGIDEKLPSVPSVALGTASIPLLEMTKAYCTFANGGLTVQPVFLKEIKDYNGTSLYKVETPSPQRAIQQQTAQLMNHMLKAVVDEGTASSARWKYNLTNDVAGKTGTTQSNADGWFIGYNPKLVVGVWVGADDPRIRFRTTALGSGGHMALPIFVGMFKDMNKVSALNSITSAKFPTLSDDLLSVVECESEKEDKNFLQKVLGIDKKDKAKTKEFGEEKKGFFKKLKDVFKKKNE; translated from the coding sequence ATGGCTAAAAAAGGAAAAGAAAAGAAACGCTCACTTCTCTCCTATCTCTTACGTTTTATTGGTGTTATAGTATTCTCCGGGCTGAGTCTGGCTATCATTTTTGTACTATTAATTAAGGCTGGGTATTTCGGTGCACTGCCTTCAGAATCATCCTTACAAAACATTAAGAACAACATTGCTACAGAAGTGTACAGCTCTGATGGCGTTTTGCTTGGGCGATTTTTTGTTCAGGAGCGTAATCCTACCTCTTATGAAAATATTTCACCCCATGTGATTAATGCGCTGGTGGCCACTGAAGATGCCCGCTTTTATGAGCATAAAGGTGTTGACCCGCGCAGCCTTTTGCGTGTAGTAATAAAGACTGTAATTCTACAAGACAGAAGCGGTGGTGGTGGAAGCACCATTAGTCAGCAGCTGGCAAAAAACATGTTTCCAAGAGAAATCAATACGAAATTTGATATTGCTGTTACTAAAATTAAAGAAGCCCTCATCGCATTTCAGCTTGAAAGCAGCTACAGTAAAGAAGAAATTCTTGAGTTGTATTTAAATACTGTTCCATTTGGAGAAAATATTTATGGTATTGAACTCGCGGCTCAGCGATTTTTCAACAAAAAGGCAAAAGAGCTGGAAATTCAAGAGGCTGCAGTTTTGGTTGGTATGCTTAAGGCAAACCACACGTATAACCCACGACTTTTTCCTGATAAATCACAGCAGCGCAGAAATGTAGTGATGAGTCAGATGGTGAAATACGACTATTTATCTGAAGAGAAATATGATTCACTAAAAACCCTTCCTGTTGAAATTGATTACAATCGAATTTCACCACAAAGTGGATTGGCCACTTATTTTAGGGCCTTCATTAGACCTGAACTGGAGAAGTGGGCCGAGGAGAACGAAAAACCGGACGGAACGAATTACAATATTTATGCTGATGGGCTAAAGATTTACACCACCATTGATTCTCGTATTCAGGAAGCAGCTGAAGCCTCGATGAGTCGTAATATGGCCTACTTGCAAGAACAGTTTGATAATCATTGGTCTACTAGTAAGCCTTGGAGTTCTGAGAAAAGTATTTTGGATGATGCCATTAAAAGATCCTCGACATATAAAAACTTAAAGAAAAAAGGTCTCAATCATTCTGAGATACTAAAAACATTGAAAGCAAAGCATCCAACGGATGTATTTACCCATGACGGAATGCAAGAGAAGAACCTATCTTCTATTGATTCATTGGCTCACTATTTAATGATTTTACAATCTGGCTTAGTGGCAATGGACCCTACGAATGGACATATAAAAGCATGGGTAGGCGGTATTGACTTCAGCCAGTTTCAGTATGACCATGTTCTCAAAGCCAAAAGACAAGTAGGCTCTACCTTTAAACCTTTCGTATATGCTGCCGCTCTCGAAAAAGGTATAGATCCTTGTGACCATATATCTGCATCGAGAACTGTTTACAAAAATTTGGAAGATTGGACGCCCGGTAATGCTGATGACAGTGAAAATGTGATGAAATATTCATTTACGGGTGCATTAGCAAAATCAGTAAATACAGTAACAATAAAATTAGTTGAAAAAGTAGGCGTAGATGAAGTAGTTGAAACAGCTCAGCGAATGGGTATTGATGAAAAATTGCCTTCAGTACCTTCGGTGGCTTTAGGAACTGCCAGCATACCCTTGCTAGAAATGACCAAGGCGTATTGCACATTCGCTAATGGTGGTTTAACTGTACAACCTGTATTCTTAAAAGAAATTAAGGACTATAACGGAACTAGCTTGTACAAAGTAGAAACTCCAAGCCCACAGCGAGCGATTCAGCAACAAACTGCACAATTGATGAATCATATGCTTAAAGCAGTGGTGGATGAAGGAACTGCTTCCTCTGCAAGATGGAAGTACAATTTAACGAATGACGTTGCAGGTAAAACTGGCACCACACAATCGAATGCCGATGGTTGGTTTATTGGCTATAACCCTAAGTTGGTCGTTGGTGTATGGGTGGGGGCTGATGATCCCAGAATAAGATTTCGTACTACCGCTCTGGGCAGCGGTGGTCACATGGCGCTACCCATTTTTGTAGGCATGTTTAAAGACATGAATAAAGTATCTGCGTTAAACTCAATTACATCTGCCAAGTTCCCGACATTATCTGATGACCTGCTATCTGTAGTTGAATGTGAGAGTGAGAAAGAGGATAAGAACTTTTTACAAAAAGTGTTGGGTATTGACAAAAAAGACAAAGCAAAGACCAAAGAATTTGGTGAAGAAAAGAAAGGTTTCTTTAAGAAGTTGAAAGACGTTTTTAAGAAGAAGAATGAGTAG